A part of Nesterenkonia lutea genomic DNA contains:
- a CDS encoding primosomal protein N' family DNA-binding protein produces MAQEPAPGAETRSNQPALLDSLAPAPAPALPAGAAADLPVAEVLLESAVPHLDRPFDYVVPIDLAEKVVPGCRVKLRFSGREMTGYVLRRKQEPATTSRLSLITKLVTALPVLAEDILELAQQVAERGAGVTADVLRAAIPPRAARVEKDYAGLRAPSPVLEAGDARPRVAALALKSFGELSWTGQVLERVQECLRGQGDAVIVVPDQRDVDSLMEVLTAQLGSGVAVQLTAEMGPSARYRAFLQLRFGQARVAVGTRSAIFAPVARLRLLVIFEDFESTHAEPRAPYHHVREVALLRTVQTGAELVMLSTSRSLEVQRLVERGWLTETAPARDQRRAAAPRMIATADSYQQEREPAFRQARLPAAAYQAARDGLQHGPVLVQVARSGFIPAVQCERCRTRQQCPQCHGPLSLPAHHGQSRTLKCRWCGLHYRNHRCAECGSTTFRAGTRGADRTAQELGRAFPNTPVISSTSDHAIAQVGEDPALVVSTPGVEPVARTGYAAALLLDGDTQLSREGLDVPRQVLSRWFRAATLVRSHREDQGTVVITAEAEELTSAMVRWDPVSYARRELYNRLELGLPPAQRMLSLTGDPAEVEAFLAQVQLPEGRSWIGPSALEDGRHRYLLFFGYAEARAVVTEIRRIRRTHSAAPPGAARGGRGLRIAMDDVLSLQF; encoded by the coding sequence GTGGCGCAGGAGCCTGCTCCCGGAGCGGAGACGAGGTCGAACCAGCCTGCCCTGCTGGATTCCCTCGCCCCAGCCCCGGCGCCCGCGCTGCCCGCCGGCGCCGCCGCTGATCTCCCCGTGGCAGAGGTTCTGCTCGAATCCGCCGTTCCGCATCTGGACCGGCCCTTTGACTATGTGGTTCCCATCGACCTGGCGGAGAAGGTCGTCCCCGGCTGCCGGGTGAAGCTGAGATTCTCCGGGCGGGAGATGACCGGCTATGTGCTGCGCCGCAAACAGGAGCCGGCCACCACCTCCCGGCTCTCCCTGATCACCAAGCTGGTCACCGCGCTGCCCGTGCTCGCCGAGGACATCCTGGAGCTGGCTCAACAGGTCGCGGAGCGCGGGGCCGGAGTCACTGCTGACGTGCTCCGCGCCGCGATTCCGCCCCGCGCGGCGCGGGTGGAGAAGGACTACGCAGGGCTGCGCGCGCCCAGCCCCGTGCTCGAGGCCGGGGACGCTCGCCCGCGCGTCGCCGCGCTGGCGCTGAAGTCCTTTGGGGAGCTGTCCTGGACCGGGCAGGTGCTGGAACGGGTCCAGGAGTGCCTGCGCGGGCAGGGTGATGCCGTCATCGTGGTGCCCGATCAGCGCGACGTGGACTCTCTCATGGAGGTGCTCACCGCGCAGCTCGGCAGCGGCGTGGCTGTCCAGCTCACTGCCGAGATGGGACCTTCCGCGCGCTACCGCGCTTTTCTCCAGCTGCGCTTCGGCCAGGCACGCGTGGCTGTGGGCACCCGTTCCGCGATCTTCGCTCCCGTGGCCAGGCTGCGCCTGCTGGTGATCTTCGAGGACTTCGAATCGACCCACGCCGAGCCGCGGGCCCCCTATCACCACGTCCGGGAGGTGGCCCTGCTGCGCACGGTGCAGACCGGGGCGGAGCTGGTCATGCTCTCCACCTCGCGCAGCCTCGAGGTGCAGCGTCTGGTCGAACGTGGATGGCTCACCGAGACAGCCCCTGCACGCGATCAGCGGCGGGCGGCAGCACCGCGGATGATCGCCACCGCGGACTCCTATCAGCAGGAGCGGGAACCGGCCTTCCGGCAGGCCCGACTGCCAGCGGCGGCTTATCAGGCCGCCCGGGACGGCCTGCAGCATGGACCGGTCCTGGTGCAGGTCGCCCGCAGCGGATTCATCCCGGCGGTGCAGTGTGAACGCTGCCGCACCCGCCAGCAGTGCCCGCAGTGCCACGGTCCGCTGAGCCTGCCTGCCCATCACGGCCAGTCGCGGACCCTGAAATGCCGCTGGTGCGGGCTGCACTACCGGAACCACCGATGCGCGGAATGCGGCTCCACCACCTTCCGGGCCGGAACTCGCGGCGCGGACCGCACCGCGCAGGAGCTCGGTCGTGCCTTCCCCAACACTCCGGTGATCTCCTCCACCTCGGACCACGCGATCGCTCAGGTGGGAGAGGACCCCGCCCTGGTGGTGTCCACTCCCGGGGTGGAGCCGGTGGCACGGACCGGCTACGCGGCTGCGCTGCTGCTGGACGGGGACACCCAGCTCAGTCGGGAGGGACTCGACGTTCCGCGTCAGGTGCTCTCCCGCTGGTTTCGAGCCGCCACCCTGGTGCGCTCGCACCGAGAGGACCAGGGCACTGTGGTGATCACCGCCGAGGCCGAGGAGCTCACCTCCGCGATGGTGCGCTGGGACCCGGTCTCCTACGCCCGACGGGAGCTATACAACCGCCTGGAGCTGGGACTTCCCCCGGCTCAACGGATGCTCAGCCTCACCGGAGACCCTGCCGAGGTCGAGGCGTTCCTCGCCCAGGTGCAGCTGCCTGAAGGCAGGAGCTGGATCGGACCCTCGGCCCTGGAGGACGGACGCCACCGCTATCTGCTGTTCTTCGGCTATGCCGAGGCCAGGGCGGTGGTCACCGAGATCCGCCGCATCCGCCGCACGCACAGCGCCGCCCCACCAGGAGCAGCGCGCGGTGGTCGGGGACTGCGGATCGCCATGGATGACGTGCTCAGCCTGCAGTTCTAG
- the metK gene encoding methionine adenosyltransferase, whose protein sequence is MTNSNAPAAASSLRLFSSESVTIGHPDKICDQISDAILDALLAEDANSRVAVETLTTTGLVHVAGEVTTSGYVEIPQIVRSTLLDIGYDSAANGFDGARCGVSISIGQQSPEIFAGVFNSMEARGGADDRRDAQGAGDQGIMFGYATNETPSYMPSAISLAHQLSAQLTRVRQDGQLAYLRPDGKTQVTIGYDGDRPVSLDTVVVSTQHTADVSQEQLRGDISEQVIAPVLQRTDLDLGALSEIINPSGPFVVGGPVGDAGLTGRKIIVDTYGGFSRHGGGAFSGKDPSKVDRSAAYAMRWVAKNVVAAGLADRAEIQIAYAIGRAHPVGIYVETFGTEKVDPVKISAAIDAVFDLRPLGIIEDLDLLRPIYRETSKNGHFGREGDNFPWERLDRVDALKSFFTA, encoded by the coding sequence GTGACGAACTCCAACGCCCCAGCAGCGGCATCCTCTCTGCGTCTGTTCAGCTCCGAATCGGTGACGATCGGCCATCCGGACAAGATCTGTGACCAGATCTCCGATGCGATCCTCGATGCGCTTCTCGCCGAGGATGCAAACTCCCGAGTGGCTGTGGAGACGCTGACCACCACCGGACTGGTGCATGTGGCCGGCGAGGTCACCACCTCCGGCTATGTGGAGATCCCGCAGATCGTGCGCAGCACGCTGCTGGACATCGGCTACGACTCTGCGGCCAACGGATTCGACGGGGCCCGCTGCGGTGTGTCCATCTCCATCGGCCAGCAGTCTCCCGAGATCTTCGCCGGGGTCTTCAACTCCATGGAGGCCCGCGGGGGAGCAGATGACCGCCGGGACGCCCAGGGCGCCGGCGATCAGGGCATCATGTTCGGCTACGCGACCAACGAGACCCCGAGCTACATGCCCAGCGCGATCTCGCTGGCGCACCAGCTCTCCGCCCAGCTGACCAGGGTACGACAGGACGGTCAGCTCGCCTATCTGCGTCCGGACGGCAAGACCCAGGTCACCATCGGCTACGACGGCGACCGACCGGTCAGCCTGGACACCGTGGTCGTCTCCACCCAGCACACAGCCGATGTCTCGCAGGAGCAGCTGCGCGGCGACATCAGTGAACAGGTGATCGCCCCGGTGCTTCAGCGCACGGATCTGGACCTGGGAGCCCTCTCGGAGATCATCAATCCCTCCGGGCCCTTCGTGGTCGGCGGTCCCGTGGGAGATGCTGGCCTGACCGGACGCAAAATCATCGTGGACACCTACGGGGGCTTCTCCCGCCACGGCGGAGGCGCCTTCTCCGGCAAGGATCCCTCGAAGGTGGACCGCTCCGCAGCGTATGCCATGCGCTGGGTGGCCAAGAACGTGGTCGCCGCGGGTCTCGCCGATCGCGCCGAGATCCAGATCGCCTATGCGATCGGCCGCGCGCATCCGGTGGGAATCTATGTGGAGACCTTCGGCACCGAGAAGGTCGACCCGGTAAAGATCTCGGCCGCCATCGACGCCGTCTTCGACCTGCGCCCGCTGGGGATCATCGAAGATCTCGACCTGCTGCGCCCGATCTACCGGGAGACCTCCAAGAACGGCCACTTCGGCCGGGAGGGAGACAACTTCCCCTGGGAGCGGCTCGACCGGGTCGACGCGCTGAAGTCCTTCTTCACCGCCTGA
- a CDS encoding helix-turn-helix domain-containing protein — protein sequence MAPVRSASHSKRYLSEDERIAIADALKSGVAVRAIARSLGRSPSTISREIRRNRHVRTGYRRQARPPTDWPRLDLSPRGADRGDG from the coding sequence ATGGCACCAGTGCGGTCGGCGAGTCACTCAAAGCGTTATCTGTCGGAGGATGAGCGCATTGCTATTGCCGACGCATTGAAATCAGGGGTGGCAGTGCGCGCGATCGCGCGAAGTCTGGGCCGGTCTCCCTCTACTATCAGCCGAGAAATTCGCCGGAACCGGCACGTTCGGACCGGCTACCGTCGTCAAGCTCGTCCACCTACCGACTGGCCACGACTCGATCTCAGTCCGAGAGGCGCTGATCGCGGCGATGGGTGA
- the gmk gene encoding guanylate kinase has translation MSAVPGSPAVTVLAGPTSVGKSTLSRFIRTHYPEVHFSVSATTRPPRPNEIDGVDYHFIDAARFDELVAHGDFLEWATVHGKHRYGTLRTTVDAALAAGKLVLLEIDLQGARQVRQTMPEAQFVFLAPPSWEDLVSRLVGRGTESEEEQRRRLETAKIELAAEQEFDVSIINDELDRAAAELVARMGFTHASPQSEGRLPK, from the coding sequence TTGTCAGCAGTCCCCGGCAGTCCCGCCGTCACCGTTCTCGCCGGCCCGACCTCTGTCGGCAAGTCGACGCTGAGCCGATTCATCCGCACGCACTATCCGGAGGTCCATTTCTCGGTCTCAGCCACGACTCGCCCGCCGCGCCCCAACGAGATCGACGGTGTTGATTATCACTTCATCGATGCTGCGCGCTTTGACGAGCTCGTCGCGCACGGCGACTTCCTCGAGTGGGCCACGGTTCACGGCAAGCACCGCTACGGCACGCTGCGCACCACGGTGGACGCCGCCCTGGCCGCCGGCAAGCTCGTCCTGCTGGAGATCGATCTGCAGGGCGCCCGCCAGGTGAGGCAGACGATGCCGGAGGCGCAGTTCGTCTTCCTGGCGCCTCCGTCCTGGGAAGACCTGGTCTCCCGGCTCGTGGGTCGCGGGACCGAATCTGAGGAGGAACAGCGGCGCAGGCTGGAAACAGCTAAGATAGAGCTTGCTGCAGAGCAGGAGTTCGATGTCTCGATCATCAACGACGAGCTCGACCGTGCCGCAGCCGAACTTGTAGCCCGCATGGGCTTCACCCATGCATCACCCCAATCTGAAGGACGACTCCCGAAGTGA
- a CDS encoding alpha/beta hydrolase family protein, producing the protein MASSLLHSLGSIIGAGTPVVSVAPIQLIAPDRPVPLAVRVSAPATGTNLPVVVFSHGNGWNLDGYAPLTTFWASRGFVVIQPTHLDSRRNGFGFDHPVFPTIWTERIADLTRILDQLDTIEAAVPGLAGRVDRSRVAAAGHSWGGQTAQSLLGARILDEAGHVGEDMSDSRVTAGILFAATGVGGDDLHPFAKANFPFMRPSFHELTTPTLVVAGDHDQSKMSSRGPDWFTDAYTYSPGATDLLTFYGAEHSLGGIVGYEVAETTDENPERVAVIQRMSTAYLQTGLHVNENSWVAARAAFKDATEPMGHLDSK; encoded by the coding sequence ATGGCTTCATCACTCCTCCACTCATTGGGCAGCATCATCGGTGCCGGCACTCCGGTCGTCTCCGTCGCTCCCATTCAGCTGATCGCCCCAGATCGACCGGTCCCGCTGGCGGTGCGAGTATCTGCCCCGGCAACCGGCACGAACCTCCCCGTCGTCGTGTTCTCCCATGGCAACGGCTGGAACCTCGACGGATACGCGCCGCTCACCACGTTCTGGGCATCGCGCGGGTTCGTCGTGATTCAGCCCACGCATCTGGACTCCCGCCGGAATGGTTTCGGGTTCGATCACCCGGTGTTCCCGACGATTTGGACCGAACGGATCGCAGATCTCACCCGCATCCTCGACCAGCTCGACACCATCGAGGCTGCCGTACCAGGTCTGGCCGGCCGCGTGGATCGAAGCCGCGTCGCCGCTGCCGGCCACTCCTGGGGCGGACAGACCGCGCAGTCGCTCCTCGGAGCACGGATCCTCGACGAAGCGGGCCACGTCGGCGAGGACATGTCCGACAGTCGCGTCACCGCGGGCATCCTCTTCGCCGCGACGGGCGTCGGTGGCGATGACCTGCACCCGTTCGCGAAGGCCAACTTCCCGTTCATGCGCCCCTCCTTCCATGAACTCACCACTCCGACGCTCGTCGTCGCGGGCGACCACGACCAGTCCAAGATGTCCAGCCGCGGACCCGACTGGTTCACCGACGCCTACACGTACAGCCCCGGTGCAACCGACCTCCTCACCTTCTACGGTGCCGAGCACTCGCTTGGCGGGATCGTCGGATACGAAGTCGCCGAGACCACCGACGAGAACCCCGAGCGGGTCGCCGTCATTCAGCGAATGAGCACCGCCTACCTCCAAACCGGCCTGCACGTCAATGAGAACAGCTGGGTCGCTGCCCGCGCCGCATTCAAAGACGCTACCGAACCCATGGGTCACCTCGACAGCAAGTAA
- the mihF gene encoding integration host factor, actinobacterial type, protein MALRELTKEERDTARRKALAARVERAQLKKDFGNSGIGFDEVLERAGSSEAVARLKTLELLESLPGVGRVTATKVLEDLGISVNRRLGGLGVKQRRALKEYLAELG, encoded by the coding sequence GTGGCACTGCGCGAACTGACCAAGGAAGAGCGGGACACCGCCCGCCGCAAGGCACTGGCCGCGCGAGTCGAGCGGGCCCAGCTGAAGAAGGACTTCGGCAACTCGGGCATCGGCTTCGACGAGGTCCTCGAACGTGCCGGCAGCTCCGAGGCGGTGGCCCGGCTGAAGACCCTGGAGCTGCTGGAGTCTCTCCCCGGGGTGGGCCGGGTGACCGCCACCAAGGTGCTGGAGGACCTGGGAATCTCCGTGAACCGGCGCCTCGGCGGACTCGGCGTCAAGCAGAGGCGGGCATTGAAGGAGTATCTGGCAGAATTGGGCTGA
- a CDS encoding TVP38/TMEM64 family protein, producing the protein MSEKSLRPPWGSFLRNTLLIVVLLGMLYAAFNLRLPSVEELQSRIEAYGWAGWLAFVLLYAVVAMTPIPVTIMAVSGGVIFGVLEGSLLSVIGVLVGCWAAYHLARALGTEAVRRLLGSHAETVETHLEDTGFQAVCALRLMPGVPYWPVNYGSGAFGVSQRDFVVASVISTVPGQVSLVALGAFIAEPSVTYGLVVGVAWTVVIAMTVWAYRSWRGTSRRPFPGA; encoded by the coding sequence ATGAGTGAGAAGTCCCTCCGCCCCCCGTGGGGATCGTTTCTGCGAAACACCCTGCTCATCGTCGTGCTGCTGGGGATGCTCTACGCCGCGTTCAACCTGCGGCTGCCCTCGGTGGAGGAGCTGCAGAGCCGGATCGAAGCCTATGGGTGGGCCGGCTGGCTCGCGTTCGTGCTGCTCTACGCAGTGGTGGCGATGACGCCGATCCCGGTGACGATCATGGCGGTGAGCGGCGGGGTCATCTTCGGGGTGCTCGAGGGGAGTCTGCTCTCGGTCATCGGAGTGCTGGTCGGCTGCTGGGCTGCCTATCACCTCGCCCGCGCCCTGGGGACCGAGGCGGTTCGCCGTCTGCTCGGCTCACACGCGGAGACCGTGGAGACGCACCTGGAGGACACCGGGTTCCAGGCAGTCTGCGCCCTGCGCCTGATGCCCGGGGTGCCCTACTGGCCGGTGAACTACGGCAGCGGCGCCTTCGGCGTCAGTCAGCGGGACTTCGTCGTGGCCAGTGTGATCTCCACGGTGCCGGGGCAGGTCTCCCTCGTCGCACTCGGCGCCTTCATCGCAGAACCCTCGGTGACGTATGGCCTTGTGGTCGGTGTCGCGTGGACAGTGGTGATCGCGATGACCGTCTGGGCGTACCGCAGCTGGCGCGGCACCTCCCGCCGCCCGTTCCCCGGGGCCTGA
- a CDS encoding EamA family transporter yields the protein MGAARRTIAASTRPSAKPAVGPALRIRSSWSSGCCCAQVRCRARRGPPGGREHRALRRLPAAVLELHRHTVARRGAAGVAARPRSHLCCAGAGGVVLLTRPGPTSDLLGLGLAAAAACCWAGYILTDRLVGRKVPGVQGTAVATLISSAVMVPISVVILWEVALPPEAYVYAAVAGLLATAVRYALDLIVLRHVTPLMFGLGMSLNPLFAAV from the coding sequence GTGGGAGCTGCCCGTCGAACGATCGCCGCATCGACCAGGCCCTCCGCCAAGCCAGCCGTGGGACCGGCCCTGCGGATCAGATCCAGCTGGAGCTCGGGCTGCTGCTGCGCCCAGGTGCGCTGCAGGGCACGTCGCGGCCCGCCAGGTGGTCGCGAGCATCGTGCTCTGCGCCGTCTCCCGGCCGCGGTTCTGGAGCTTCACCGGCACACAGTGGCGCGCCGTGGCGCTGCTGGTGTCGCGGCGAGGCCGCGATCTCATCTGTGCTGTGCTGGCGCTGGGGGAGTGGTTCTGCTCACGCGTCCAGGACCGACGAGCGATCTGCTGGGGCTCGGGCTCGCGGCCGCGGCGGCATGCTGCTGGGCTGGATATATCCTCACCGACCGTCTCGTGGGGAGGAAGGTGCCGGGCGTTCAGGGCACGGCAGTGGCGACGCTGATCTCCTCGGCGGTCATGGTCCCGATCTCGGTGGTGATCCTCTGGGAGGTGGCGCTCCCGCCCGAAGCCTATGTCTACGCCGCTGTGGCGGGCCTTCTGGCCACGGCTGTGCGATATGCCCTGGATCTGATCGTGCTCAGACATGTCACGCCGCTGATGTTCGGACTCGGGATGTCGCTGAATCCCCTGTTCGCCGCTGTGTGA
- a CDS encoding TetR/AcrR family transcriptional regulator, whose translation MADTQSEQSRVAGTQQVGRPRRDQQGLLDAAAAVFVTSGVEAPVREIAAKAGVGVGTIYRHFPTRPDLVVAVYRHQVEACAEAGPRLLAESATPEAALRAWVALFVEFLVTKHGLASALQGDSAGSDALHTYFVGRLVPVCDSLLEAALQSVDTAPPIDAYNVLKGIGNLCIGAASDTRYDATTLVQLLISGLLTRGTP comes from the coding sequence ATGGCTGATACTCAAAGTGAGCAGTCACGCGTTGCCGGGACCCAGCAGGTAGGTCGTCCGCGCCGAGATCAGCAGGGACTTCTCGACGCAGCAGCAGCAGTGTTCGTAACGTCCGGAGTCGAAGCTCCGGTCCGGGAGATCGCTGCGAAGGCAGGCGTCGGAGTGGGGACCATCTACCGCCACTTCCCGACACGACCGGACCTTGTGGTCGCGGTGTATCGACACCAAGTCGAGGCCTGTGCAGAGGCAGGCCCACGATTACTCGCCGAGAGCGCGACGCCCGAGGCAGCCCTACGTGCATGGGTAGCCTTGTTCGTGGAGTTCCTCGTCACCAAGCACGGACTCGCTAGCGCCCTACAAGGAGACAGTGCCGGGTCCGACGCTCTACACACTTACTTTGTCGGACGTCTCGTCCCTGTCTGCGACTCACTCCTCGAGGCAGCGCTGCAGTCCGTTGACACTGCTCCGCCGATCGACGCGTACAACGTCCTCAAAGGCATCGGCAACCTCTGCATCGGAGCAGCAAGCGACACCAGATATGACGCCACCACCCTGGTGCAACTACTCATCTCGGGCCTACTAACCCGAGGAACTCCCTAA
- the pyrF gene encoding orotidine-5'-phosphate decarboxylase: MTLPTPAAAPPADPPSFGTRLAGAMQAHGRLCVGVDPHPQILRDWGLTQDAAGLREFCARVLDACAGRVGVIKPQVAFFERFGVAGMQVLSELQQQARAAGLLVIADAKRGDIGSTMAGYAEAWLSPGGDFAADALTVSPYLGFGSLQPALQAAEQHHAGLFVLALTSNPEGQQVQLATDAEGVTVAGRIAAAVAARSTTAEAGLGSIGLVVGATTAGLAAAHGIDLSAGRMPLLAPGYGAQGAGADDLRRGFGPSYSSQVLVNSSRGILAAGPDAESLTRAIEGTLEDLR, from the coding sequence ATGACGCTTCCCACACCTGCGGCTGCGCCCCCGGCGGACCCACCGTCCTTCGGGACACGGCTCGCCGGAGCCATGCAGGCCCATGGGCGGCTCTGCGTGGGCGTGGATCCGCACCCGCAGATCCTCCGCGACTGGGGACTGACCCAGGACGCCGCCGGGCTGCGTGAGTTCTGCGCCCGAGTGCTGGACGCCTGTGCCGGACGGGTCGGGGTGATCAAGCCGCAGGTGGCGTTCTTCGAACGCTTCGGCGTGGCTGGGATGCAGGTGCTCAGCGAGCTCCAGCAGCAGGCACGGGCGGCTGGTCTGCTGGTGATCGCAGACGCCAAGCGGGGAGACATCGGATCGACCATGGCCGGCTACGCCGAAGCCTGGCTCAGCCCGGGGGGCGATTTCGCCGCGGACGCGCTGACCGTGAGCCCCTACCTCGGCTTCGGCTCGCTGCAGCCTGCGCTGCAGGCGGCGGAGCAGCATCACGCGGGACTCTTCGTGCTGGCGCTGACCTCCAACCCCGAGGGTCAGCAGGTGCAGCTGGCCACCGACGCCGAGGGCGTGACCGTGGCCGGGCGGATCGCGGCGGCGGTCGCCGCCCGCAGCACCACCGCGGAGGCAGGGCTGGGCAGCATCGGACTCGTGGTCGGCGCGACGACGGCGGGGCTCGCCGCCGCGCATGGCATTGATCTCAGCGCCGGAAGGATGCCGCTGCTGGCACCGGGCTACGGCGCCCAGGGTGCCGGCGCCGACGACCTCCGACGGGGATTCGGCCCCAGCTATTCCAGCCAGGTCCTGGTCAACTCCTCGCGCGGAATCCTGGCGGCCGGCCCGGACGCGGAATCGCTGACAAGGGCCATTGAAGGGACCCTCGAGGATCTCCGCTGA
- a CDS encoding bifunctional phosphopantothenoylcysteine decarboxylase/phosphopantothenate synthase: MRIVLGVSAGIAAYKAVHLLRLMREDGHQVDVIPTPASEQFVGRATWEAISGRPVTTSVFSGIDEVRHVRLGQEADLIVVAPATADLLARVRAGMADDLLTTTLLATEAPILLVPAMHTEMWTSAATAENVATLRSRGLEVMEPAVGRLTGKDTGPGRLPEPEEIHVRVNELLAVAQGPGGASAPLAGTFDAPDSEAQPPLLGRRVVVTAGGTREPLDPVRYLGNRSSGKQGLALAEAAAAAGAQVHLIAGIMDVTAPDLPNITAEHIETAAQLRAAVERATDGADLLLMAAAVADFRPADYAAQKIKKTEDGTNPVITLERNPDILAETVQRRAQQGTGPTVIVGFAAETGSADAEPLELARAKLLRKGCDLLVLNQVGENLVFGRDETEIHILSSPELSDQAQDANRGEPVSMRGTKRQAAEAILAAAAAYVV, from the coding sequence ATGCGCATCGTTCTGGGAGTCAGTGCCGGCATCGCCGCCTATAAGGCCGTGCACCTGCTGCGGCTCATGCGCGAGGACGGCCACCAGGTCGACGTCATCCCCACCCCGGCCTCCGAGCAGTTCGTGGGTCGCGCGACCTGGGAAGCGATCAGCGGCAGGCCCGTGACCACCTCGGTGTTCTCCGGGATCGATGAAGTCCGCCACGTGCGCCTCGGCCAGGAGGCGGACCTGATCGTCGTCGCGCCGGCCACCGCCGATCTGCTCGCCCGCGTGCGTGCAGGCATGGCCGATGACCTGCTGACCACCACGCTGCTGGCCACCGAAGCGCCCATCCTGCTGGTCCCTGCCATGCACACCGAGATGTGGACCAGTGCGGCCACCGCCGAGAACGTGGCCACGCTGCGCTCCCGCGGCCTCGAAGTCATGGAGCCCGCCGTGGGTCGCCTCACCGGCAAGGACACCGGCCCGGGACGGCTCCCGGAGCCTGAAGAGATCCATGTCCGGGTCAACGAGCTGCTCGCCGTCGCACAGGGCCCAGGCGGGGCCAGTGCGCCGCTCGCCGGCACCTTCGACGCGCCCGACTCCGAGGCGCAGCCGCCCCTGCTGGGCCGCAGAGTCGTGGTCACCGCCGGGGGCACCCGCGAACCGCTGGATCCGGTGCGCTATCTCGGCAATCGTTCATCGGGCAAGCAGGGTCTCGCCCTGGCCGAAGCCGCCGCCGCCGCAGGCGCCCAGGTGCACCTGATCGCCGGCATCATGGATGTGACAGCCCCAGACCTTCCGAACATCACCGCCGAACACATCGAGACGGCAGCCCAGCTGCGAGCGGCCGTGGAGCGCGCGACCGACGGTGCCGATCTCCTGCTGATGGCCGCAGCCGTGGCGGACTTCCGCCCCGCGGACTACGCCGCACAGAAGATCAAGAAGACCGAGGACGGCACGAACCCAGTCATCACGCTGGAACGCAATCCCGACATCCTCGCCGAGACGGTCCAGCGCCGCGCGCAGCAGGGAACCGGGCCGACGGTCATCGTGGGCTTCGCCGCAGAGACCGGCAGCGCCGATGCCGAGCCGCTGGAACTCGCCCGGGCCAAGCTGCTCCGCAAGGGCTGCGACCTGCTTGTGCTCAACCAGGTGGGGGAGAACCTGGTCTTCGGACGCGATGAGACCGAGATCCACATCTTGAGCTCACCGGAGCTGAGCGATCAGGCGCAGGACGCGAACCGCGGGGAGCCTGTGAGCATGCGTGGCACCAAGCGCCAGGCCGCCGAGGCGATCCTCGCCGCGGCCGCTGCTTACGTCGTGTGA
- the rpoZ gene encoding DNA-directed RNA polymerase subunit omega, with translation MTEQLEGIIYPSIDSLLEKSDSKYALVLFASKRARQINAYYAQLHEGLFEYVGPLVDTKLNEKSMSISLREINEDLLVNHPAVNPAS, from the coding sequence GTGACTGAGCAGCTCGAAGGCATCATCTACCCGTCGATCGACTCCCTCCTGGAGAAGAGCGATTCCAAGTACGCCCTGGTGCTGTTCGCCTCCAAGCGTGCCCGCCAGATCAACGCCTACTACGCCCAGCTGCACGAGGGCCTCTTCGAGTACGTCGGCCCGCTGGTGGACACCAAGCTCAATGAGAAGTCGATGTCGATCTCGCTGCGCGAGATCAATGAGGACCTCCTGGTCAACCACCCCGCGGTGAACCCGGCCTCCTGA